Proteins encoded together in one bacterium window:
- a CDS encoding glycosyltransferase family 9 protein produces the protein MTSSLVIQLARLGDLVQSLPLCQRLRQDGPLTLVVAFEPGRRLRRVADHVVVLDPRRLADLTQDAGAFHHALRAAWGEAPGWDPPVDRVLCLNEDRAATALARLLPAASRAGAGCHGDPYHQWLGVLGGRRSENELHLTDAMLSLHPGPAAPPPVAGEPGAGAVVLHAGSGSQARQLGGDFWSALAARLLAATTRQVLLTGSAAERRAAEALVKAVGPAPRLTNLCGETDLDQLQDVLDEAALVIAQDTGVLHLAAHLRRPLVGLYHGSAWAKETGPWLAGAQVLQIQEECAPCLEGWPPCGSYRCRTNLNGGETAELALALLAGAEPTLEKKGGRLHLTVRRLGESLSLAEAGQPAREEDLTRWRRQLTLLRDWDGQDAAVAGRPPGRCSRLEHARQAGMELADWRRREWPRPPANLCEELSWRREAARWTAERGPQDLSCPG, from the coding sequence ATGACAAGCAGCCTGGTCATCCAGCTGGCCCGCCTGGGCGATCTGGTGCAAAGCCTGCCCCTCTGCCAGCGTCTGCGGCAGGATGGTCCGCTCACGCTGGTGGTCGCATTCGAACCGGGCCGCCGCCTGCGCCGGGTGGCGGACCATGTGGTGGTGCTGGATCCGCGCCGTCTGGCGGATCTGACGCAGGATGCCGGCGCCTTCCATCACGCCCTGCGGGCGGCCTGGGGCGAGGCGCCCGGCTGGGATCCACCGGTCGATCGCGTCCTCTGCCTGAACGAGGACAGGGCGGCGACGGCCTTGGCTCGACTGCTTCCGGCGGCCAGCCGGGCGGGTGCAGGCTGCCACGGAGATCCCTACCACCAGTGGCTGGGCGTCCTGGGGGGGAGGCGGAGCGAGAACGAGCTGCACTTGACGGATGCGATGCTGTCGCTGCACCCTGGCCCGGCCGCTCCACCTCCGGTCGCGGGCGAGCCTGGAGCGGGGGCGGTGGTGCTGCATGCCGGCAGCGGCAGCCAGGCGCGGCAGCTGGGTGGGGACTTCTGGTCCGCCCTGGCCGCGCGGTTGCTGGCCGCGACCACCCGGCAGGTGCTTCTGACGGGAAGCGCAGCTGAGCGCCGCGCGGCGGAGGCGCTGGTCAAGGCGGTGGGTCCGGCGCCGCGCCTGACGAATCTCTGCGGGGAAACAGATCTGGACCAGTTGCAGGACGTGCTGGACGAGGCCGCCCTGGTGATCGCCCAGGACACCGGCGTGCTGCACCTGGCCGCCCACCTGCGGCGTCCACTGGTCGGCCTGTATCACGGATCAGCCTGGGCGAAAGAGACGGGACCCTGGCTGGCCGGCGCCCAGGTGCTGCAAATCCAGGAGGAATGCGCGCCCTGCCTTGAAGGGTGGCCGCCTTGCGGATCCTACCGCTGCCGGACCAACCTGAATGGAGGCGAGACGGCGGAGCTGGCCCTGGCCCTGCTGGCCGGCGCCGAACCGACCTTGGAGAAGAAAGGGGGGCGTCTTCATCTGACGGTGAGGCGGCTGGGAGAGAGCCTGTCGCTGGCCGAGGCCGGGCAGCCAGCCAGGGAGGAAGATCTGACCCGGTGGCGTCGACAACTGACCCTGTTGCGGGATTGGGACGGGCAGGACGCGGCTGTGGCCGGCCGTCCGCCCGGACGCTGTTCGCGACTGGAGCACGCCCGGCAAGCCGGCATGGAGCTGGCCGACTGGCGGCGGCGGGAGTGGCCCCGGCCCCCCGCCAACTTGTGCGAGGAGCTGTCCTGGCGGCGGGAGGCGGCCAGGTGGACGGCCGAGCGCGGACCGCAGGATTTGTCATGCCCGGGATGA
- a CDS encoding DUF115 domain-containing protein, with amino-acid sequence MPGMMREGWRLDLSVLPHPLEAAGVDWCFRLPDGRLGCSGRDPRREAARRCAHLPPGSRPVLLGLGAGHDLDALLEGEAGELLVVEADPRSLATTLERWRLLGRTPPDPARCRLVLADDDGSLCRLLAELLRDEHGERPLILHPWCAELWRAATPEAARLMEDLRRRRSAAHSQEELLAANRTANAARLEEARWVAELDGAWGNDPVLVCGAGPGLGPALKRLDDAPGLRIIAVSTALPALALRGIRPDVVVATDPSPLLAQDIVAEELSLGDVPLAVFPTTSAALVEAWPGPLWLATPEGPGPSVEKRLGRCPGSLPAGCGTVAGPALGLGARLSGGVLLMAGVDLWADGPCYTDGVRRPKGPKPDFAFARRRMAELVRDLRRQGRRVGVLGHRPDWLPVEGSGSRGTT; translated from the coding sequence ATGCCCGGGATGATGCGCGAGGGGTGGCGATTGGACCTGTCCGTCCTTCCCCATCCGTTGGAAGCGGCCGGGGTGGACTGGTGCTTTCGACTGCCGGATGGACGATTGGGCTGCAGCGGAAGGGATCCACGGCGGGAGGCGGCACGGCGCTGCGCCCACCTGCCGCCGGGATCGCGGCCCGTTCTGCTGGGCCTGGGGGCCGGGCACGATCTGGACGCGCTGCTGGAGGGAGAGGCGGGGGAGCTCCTGGTGGTCGAGGCGGACCCGCGCAGCCTGGCCACGACCCTGGAGCGCTGGCGCCTGCTGGGACGGACGCCACCCGATCCGGCGCGCTGCCGGCTGGTCCTGGCGGATGATGACGGGAGCCTTTGCCGCTTGCTGGCGGAGCTGCTGCGCGACGAGCACGGGGAACGGCCACTCATCCTCCATCCGTGGTGCGCCGAGCTGTGGCGCGCGGCGACACCGGAAGCGGCACGCTTGATGGAGGATCTGCGACGACGGCGCAGCGCCGCCCATTCGCAGGAGGAACTGCTCGCGGCCAATCGCACGGCGAACGCCGCCCGGCTGGAGGAGGCGCGGTGGGTGGCCGAGCTGGACGGCGCCTGGGGCAATGATCCGGTGCTGGTCTGCGGGGCGGGGCCTGGCTTGGGGCCGGCCCTGAAGAGGCTGGACGATGCGCCGGGCCTGCGGATCATTGCCGTCTCCACCGCGCTGCCGGCGCTGGCCCTCCGCGGCATCCGGCCGGATGTGGTGGTGGCGACGGATCCCAGTCCGCTCCTGGCGCAGGACATCGTGGCGGAGGAGCTGTCCCTGGGCGATGTGCCGCTGGCCGTCTTCCCGACAACCAGCGCGGCTCTGGTGGAGGCCTGGCCGGGGCCGCTGTGGCTGGCGACGCCGGAGGGTCCGGGGCCGAGCGTGGAGAAGCGGTTGGGGCGATGCCCCGGAAGCCTCCCCGCCGGATGCGGCACGGTGGCGGGACCGGCGCTGGGCCTGGGAGCAAGGCTGAGTGGTGGAGTGCTGCTGATGGCGGGCGTGGATCTGTGGGCCGATGGCCCGTGCTACACGGATGGGGTGAGACGGCCCAAGGGGCCGAAACCGGACTTTGCCTTCGCCCGACGCCGCATGGCTGAGCTGGTGCGGGATCTGCGCCGCCAAGGGCGGCGCGTGGGGGTCCTGGGCCATCGGCCCGACTGGCTGCCCGTGGAAGGGAGTGGAAGCCGTGGTACCACATGA
- a CDS encoding glycosyltransferase: MRHRWPDLARKLDDLDPASGGVCLTQGGRRRLLVHGQSLVSSDPRREAERWVDAALAGFRGIAAKADQVPRVHLFGHGVGWEVAALLERGAPEVVVHPAEPAVLRFALEHWECPQALADPRVTFAATRRDCAGLARPGDLALETPLWRRLFAEEVAARRATAGLLRSAELRLRILVVEPFYGGSLPMARSAAAALRALGHDVRSLSFEGMAGARETLHAFSDRHPGAQALAAEFTRLMGHMVLVESRAFGPDLVLGLAQSPFTPEASRELRSAGIRTAFWFVEDWETLDYWRGLHGHFDFFLPIQRGRFQEKLAGLASTPVRYLPACADPDHYRPEEWGEGEPPVLSFVGAGYHNRERLFLELLDLPLRIWGSDWRASGPVSRLLQNGGRRTTAAENRRIYANSLINLNLHSSTYHAGINPDGDFVNPRTFEILACGGFQLTDRRSLLPELLEDGRELVCFDSVRQLRELVAHHLAHPAEGRAIAAAGRRAVLELHTYRHRMAELLELVLLEQADVFPHAARRRSLDKDSADPELAAWLAALPPALPRELDAVADWLRRRREPLDAAAATILYMQELRDWARAKGVEQAYEQARLQREGRRAEHG; encoded by the coding sequence ATGAGGCATCGCTGGCCGGATCTGGCCAGGAAGCTGGACGACCTGGACCCGGCCTCGGGTGGCGTCTGCCTGACGCAGGGCGGTCGCCGCCGCTTGCTGGTGCACGGTCAGAGCCTTGTCTCATCGGATCCGCGCCGGGAGGCGGAGCGGTGGGTGGATGCCGCGCTGGCCGGCTTTCGCGGCATCGCCGCGAAAGCGGATCAAGTACCTCGCGTGCATCTCTTCGGGCATGGGGTGGGATGGGAGGTGGCCGCTTTGCTGGAGCGCGGCGCACCGGAAGTGGTGGTGCATCCCGCCGAACCGGCCGTTCTGCGCTTCGCCCTGGAGCATTGGGAATGCCCCCAGGCGCTGGCTGATCCGCGGGTGACCTTCGCCGCGACGCGGCGAGACTGCGCGGGCCTCGCCCGCCCGGGCGACCTGGCTCTGGAGACGCCCCTCTGGCGGCGCCTCTTCGCGGAGGAGGTGGCGGCGCGCCGGGCGACGGCCGGCCTGCTGCGCTCGGCGGAGTTGCGCCTGCGCATCCTGGTGGTGGAACCCTTCTATGGAGGCAGCCTGCCCATGGCCCGCAGCGCCGCCGCGGCCCTGCGGGCCTTGGGCCACGACGTCCGCTCCCTCTCCTTCGAGGGCATGGCCGGCGCCCGCGAGACGCTCCATGCCTTCTCTGATCGTCATCCGGGCGCCCAGGCTTTGGCGGCCGAGTTCACCCGCCTGATGGGACACATGGTGCTCGTCGAGTCCCGGGCCTTCGGCCCGGACCTCGTGCTCGGCCTCGCCCAGAGTCCCTTCACGCCGGAAGCATCCCGTGAGCTGAGGTCGGCGGGCATCCGCACCGCCTTCTGGTTCGTGGAGGATTGGGAGACGCTTGATTACTGGAGGGGCCTGCACGGCCACTTCGATTTCTTCCTGCCCATCCAACGCGGCCGATTCCAGGAAAAGCTGGCCGGCCTGGCCTCGACCCCCGTCCGCTACCTGCCCGCCTGCGCCGACCCCGACCACTATCGCCCCGAAGAATGGGGCGAGGGCGAGCCGCCGGTCCTCAGCTTCGTCGGCGCCGGCTACCACAACCGCGAGCGCCTCTTCCTGGAGTTGCTCGATCTGCCCCTGCGCATCTGGGGCTCGGACTGGCGCGCTTCCGGCCCCGTGAGCCGCCTCCTCCAGAACGGTGGCCGCCGCACCACCGCCGCCGAGAACCGCCGCATCTACGCCAACAGCCTCATCAACCTCAACCTCCACTCCTCCACCTACCACGCCGGAATCAACCCCGATGGCGATTTCGTCAACCCGCGCACCTTCGAGATCCTCGCCTGCGGCGGCTTTCAGTTGACCGACCGTCGCTCCCTCCTGCCGGAACTGCTGGAGGACGGCCGTGAGCTGGTTTGTTTCGACTCGGTGCGCCAGCTGCGCGAGCTGGTCGCCCACCATCTGGCGCACCCCGCCGAGGGACGGGCCATCGCCGCCGCCGGCCGCCGCGCCGTGCTGGAGCTGCACACCTACCGCCACCGCATGGCCGAGCTGCTCGAGTTAGTGCTGCTGGAGCAGGCCGACGTCTTCCCCCACGCCGCCCGCCGCCGCAGTCTGGACAAGGATTCCGCCGATCCGGAGCTGGCGGCCTGGCTGGCCGCGCTGCCGCCCGCCCTGCCCCGCGAGCTGGACGCCGTGGCCGACTGGCTGCGCCGGCGCCGGGAGCCGCTCGACGCCGCCGCGGCCACCATCCTCTACATGCAGGAGCTGCGGGATTGGGCGCGGGCCAAGGGCGTGGAGCAGGCCTACGAGCAGGCCCGCCTGCAGCGCGAGGGGAGGCGGGCGGAGCATGGATAG